Proteins from a genomic interval of Hornefia porci:
- the rpoB gene encoding DNA-directed RNA polymerase subunit beta — MPKPIQVGRKERMSFGKINEVGKMPNLIDIQTSSYDWFIREGLREVFEDISPIKDYAGNLSLEFIDYSLNDPPKYEQEECKERDVTYAAPLKVKVRLVNRETGEVKEQEVFMGDFPLMTEKGTFIYNGAERVIVTQLVRSPGPYYSVETDKSGTKLYSSQIIPNRGAWIEYETDSNEVISVRVDRTRKQPMTTLLRALGMGSNEEILDTFGADPRLMKTLEKDTTTDYESGLKEIYKKLRPGEPPTVDSAKSLLNSLFYDPKRYDLSHVGRYKYNKKLGLSNRLVDVVASVDVVSDTGEILAEKGQRITREMGKAIENAGVLYVMAYARTDETSETKIIGNQFVDLSAHVDVDAKALKLPEKVYYPVLKEILEQGLSGKDLEKELVRRKDELSPKHIIMPDIIASISYILNLNYGIGNVDDIDHLGNRRLRTVGELLQNQFRIGLARMERVVKERMTIQDMEVSTPQALMNIRPVTAAIKEFFGSSQLSQFMDQNNPLAELTHKRRLSALGPGGLSRERAGFEVRDIHQSHYGRMCPIETPEGPNIGLIGSLTTYGIINEYGFIETPYRIVDKEKGIVTDEIRYFAADEEELLIIAQANEPLDEEGHFVNEKVAARGIGGEIAMFPREEADLMDVSPKQVVSVATAMIPFLENDDANRALMGSNMQRQAVPLLVTEAPIVGTGIEYKAARDSGVVILAKSAGTVEFVDADHIRVRRDDDNGLDEYKLLKFKRSNQGTCINQRPIVSHGEHVEAGEVIADGPSTDLGEIALGKNLLIGFMTWEGYNYEDAIILNEKLIMNDVLTSLHIVEYESDARDTKLGPEEITRDIPNVGDDALRDLDEEGIIRVGAEVSSTDILVGKVTPKGENDLSAEERLLRAIFGEKAREVRDTSLRVPHGEQGIVVEVRVFSRENGDELPPGVTKLVRCYIATKRKIQVGDKMAGRHGNKGVISRILPEEDMPFMENGQALQVMLNPLGVPSRMNVGQVLEVHLGLAAKKKGWYISTPVFDGATEKDIRELLVDCGYSETGKLMLRDGRTGEFFDKPVTVGYMYMLKLHHLVDDKIHARSTGPYSLVTQQPLGGKAQFGGQRFGEMEVWALEAYGAAYTLQEILTVKSDDIVGRVKTYEAIVKGENIQEPGIPESFKVLIKELQSLALDIRVLSEDDREIELKEMSDYEGNDSIDGIMNMKSELESEDKLFGSGFTEASSDNENAAPEMPAGDDEM, encoded by the coding sequence ATGCCAAAACCAATCCAAGTTGGTAGAAAAGAACGTATGTCTTTCGGTAAAATCAATGAGGTAGGCAAGATGCCGAACCTGATTGATATCCAGACGAGTTCTTACGACTGGTTCATCAGGGAAGGTCTCCGGGAGGTCTTTGAGGACATCTCGCCGATTAAGGACTACGCCGGCAACCTGAGCCTGGAGTTCATCGATTATTCTCTGAACGATCCTCCGAAGTATGAACAGGAGGAGTGCAAGGAGAGAGATGTGACGTACGCAGCTCCGCTTAAGGTCAAGGTACGTCTGGTCAATCGCGAAACCGGTGAGGTCAAGGAGCAGGAAGTGTTCATGGGCGACTTCCCGCTGATGACCGAAAAGGGTACGTTCATCTACAACGGCGCCGAACGGGTCATCGTTACGCAGCTGGTACGTTCCCCGGGACCGTATTACTCGGTGGAGACGGACAAGTCCGGAACGAAGCTGTATTCGTCCCAGATTATCCCGAACCGCGGAGCCTGGATCGAGTACGAGACGGATTCAAACGAGGTCATCTCGGTCCGTGTCGACCGTACCAGAAAACAGCCGATGACCACACTTCTGCGCGCACTTGGAATGGGCAGCAACGAGGAAATTCTCGACACATTCGGTGCGGATCCGAGGCTGATGAAAACCCTGGAAAAGGACACGACCACCGATTACGAGAGCGGACTCAAAGAAATCTACAAGAAACTGAGACCTGGCGAACCGCCTACCGTGGACAGCGCCAAGTCACTTTTGAATTCTTTGTTCTATGACCCCAAAAGATATGACCTTTCTCATGTGGGAAGGTATAAATACAACAAGAAGCTCGGCCTGTCCAACCGTCTTGTTGACGTTGTCGCGTCAGTGGACGTCGTCAGCGACACCGGCGAGATCCTCGCGGAAAAAGGGCAGAGAATCACCCGCGAGATGGGAAAAGCCATCGAAAACGCGGGAGTTCTGTATGTGATGGCATATGCCCGGACCGACGAGACCAGCGAGACGAAGATCATCGGAAACCAGTTTGTCGACCTGTCGGCGCATGTGGACGTCGATGCGAAGGCGCTGAAGCTGCCGGAGAAGGTCTATTATCCGGTTCTCAAGGAGATCCTGGAGCAGGGACTGTCCGGAAAGGATCTGGAGAAGGAGCTGGTCAGACGGAAGGATGAGCTTTCGCCGAAGCACATCATCATGCCGGACATCATCGCATCCATCAGTTACATTCTGAACCTGAATTACGGAATCGGAAATGTGGACGATATCGACCATCTGGGCAACCGCCGTCTGCGAACGGTGGGAGAACTGCTGCAGAATCAGTTCCGTATCGGCCTCGCCAGGATGGAGCGTGTGGTGAAGGAGCGCATGACCATTCAGGATATGGAGGTATCAACGCCGCAGGCGCTGATGAACATCCGCCCGGTCACGGCGGCGATTAAGGAGTTCTTCGGAAGCTCTCAGCTGTCGCAGTTTATGGACCAGAACAATCCGCTGGCAGAGCTGACACACAAAAGAAGGCTTTCCGCGCTGGGGCCCGGAGGCCTGTCCAGAGAGAGAGCAGGCTTCGAGGTCAGAGATATTCACCAGTCTCATTACGGCAGAATGTGCCCGATTGAGACGCCGGAAGGTCCGAACATCGGTCTGATCGGCTCACTGACAACGTATGGAATCATCAACGAGTACGGATTCATCGAGACGCCGTACCGTATTGTGGATAAAGAAAAAGGAATCGTAACCGACGAGATCCGCTATTTCGCGGCGGATGAGGAAGAGCTCCTGATCATCGCGCAGGCCAACGAGCCGCTGGATGAGGAAGGTCACTTTGTCAACGAAAAGGTCGCGGCCAGGGGCATCGGCGGAGAAATCGCCATGTTCCCGCGGGAAGAGGCGGATCTGATGGACGTCTCTCCGAAGCAGGTTGTTTCCGTCGCCACAGCGATGATCCCGTTCCTGGAGAACGATGACGCGAACCGTGCGCTGATGGGATCCAACATGCAGCGGCAGGCGGTGCCTCTCCTCGTGACAGAGGCGCCGATCGTCGGTACCGGTATTGAATACAAAGCGGCCAGAGACTCCGGCGTCGTTATCCTGGCGAAAAGCGCAGGAACCGTCGAGTTCGTCGATGCGGACCATATCCGTGTACGGCGGGACGACGACAACGGCCTGGATGAATACAAGCTGCTGAAGTTCAAGAGATCCAACCAGGGAACCTGCATCAACCAGCGGCCCATCGTTTCCCACGGCGAGCACGTGGAGGCGGGCGAGGTCATCGCGGACGGCCCGTCCACAGATCTGGGCGAAATCGCGCTGGGCAAGAACCTGCTGATCGGCTTCATGACCTGGGAGGGTTACAACTATGAGGACGCGATAATCCTTAACGAGAAGCTGATCATGAACGACGTTCTGACGTCCCTTCATATCGTGGAATACGAATCCGACGCCAGAGACACCAAGCTGGGACCGGAGGAAATTACCCGCGATATTCCGAATGTCGGCGACGACGCGCTGAGAGACCTGGACGAAGAGGGGATCATCCGCGTCGGAGCTGAGGTAAGCTCCACCGATATTCTGGTCGGTAAGGTCACTCCGAAGGGCGAGAACGACTTGAGCGCGGAGGAGCGCCTTCTGCGGGCGATCTTCGGCGAGAAGGCCAGAGAGGTGAGAGATACCTCACTGCGGGTGCCTCACGGCGAGCAGGGAATTGTCGTGGAGGTCCGCGTGTTCTCGAGAGAGAACGGCGACGAGCTCCCGCCGGGCGTGACCAAGCTGGTGCGCTGCTATATCGCGACAAAGAGAAAGATCCAGGTCGGCGACAAGATGGCCGGACGCCACGGGAATAAAGGCGTTATCTCCCGGATTCTTCCGGAGGAGGATATGCCGTTCATGGAGAACGGACAGGCGCTGCAGGTCATGCTGAACCCTCTGGGCGTACCTTCCCGAATGAACGTCGGACAGGTTCTGGAGGTTCATCTGGGACTGGCGGCCAAGAAGAAGGGCTGGTACATCTCCACCCCGGTATTCGACGGCGCGACGGAGAAGGATATCCGGGAGCTCCTGGTGGACTGCGGCTATTCCGAAACCGGAAAGCTGATGCTCCGGGACGGCCGTACCGGTGAATTCTTCGACAAACCGGTCACCGTCGGATACATGTACATGCTGAAGCTGCATCACCTGGTTGACGACAAGATCCACGCCAGAAGCACGGGACCGTACTCCCTTGTCACGCAGCAGCCTCTGGGCGGGAAGGCCCAGTTCGGCGGCCAGCGTTTCGGAGAGATGGAGGTCTGGGCGCTGGAGGCTTACGGCGCCGCGTACACACTGCAGGAAATCCTGACGGTCAAGTCAGACGACATCGTCGGGCGCGTCAAGACATATGAAGCCATCGTCAAGGGCGAGAACATCCAGGAGCCGGGAATTCCGGAGTCCTTCAAGGTTCTGATTAAGGAGCTGCAGTCCCTGGCGCTGGATATCCGCGTGCTGTCGGAGGACGATCGGGAGATCGAGCTGAAGGAGATGTCGGATTACGAAGGAAACGATTCCATCGACGGGATCATGAATATGAAATCGGAGCTGGAAAGTGAGGACAAGCTGTTCGGAAGCGGATTCACGGAAGCTTCTTCTGATAATGAGAACGCTGCGCCGGAAATGCCTGCCGGCGATGACGAAATGTAG
- the rplL gene encoding 50S ribosomal protein L7/L12: MDKDQIIEAIKNMSVLELNELVKACEEEFGVSAAAPVAVAGAAAGGAAEEQTEFTVALTEVGGEKIKVIKAVREITGLGLKEAKALVDGAPANVKEGVEKAEADEIKAKLEEVGATVEVK; the protein is encoded by the coding sequence ATGGATAAGGATCAGATCATTGAAGCGATAAAGAACATGTCAGTTCTCGAGCTGAACGAACTCGTTAAAGCGTGTGAAGAAGAATTCGGCGTTTCCGCTGCGGCTCCGGTCGCGGTTGCCGGTGCGGCAGCAGGCGGCGCTGCGGAAGAGCAGACGGAATTCACCGTTGCTCTGACGGAAGTCGGCGGAGAGAAGATCAAGGTAATCAAGGCGGTCAGAGAGATCACCGGCCTGGGTCTGAAGGAAGCGAAGGCTCTGGTAGACGGAGCTCCGGCAAACGTCAAGGAAGGTGTCGAGAAGGCAGAGGCCGACGAGATCAAGGCGAAGCTGGAAGAGGTCGGCGCTACTGTCGAGGTAAAATAA
- the rplJ gene encoding 50S ribosomal protein L10, with protein MSEEAKKQKQIVIDEIREKLDGAQSAVIIDYMGTTVAEADAMRKMMREADVDYTVYKNTLMKRAVEGTDFEKLAEVMQGPSAIAISKTDATAPARILKKAIDDFKKMEFKAGVVEGTFYDKEGIEQIASIPSREELIAKFMGSIQSPVGKFVRTLAAIADAKPAEADAE; from the coding sequence ATGTCTGAAGAAGCCAAAAAGCAGAAACAGATTGTCATCGATGAAATCAGAGAAAAGCTGGACGGCGCGCAGTCAGCAGTCATCATCGACTACATGGGAACGACTGTTGCAGAGGCTGACGCCATGAGAAAAATGATGCGCGAAGCGGATGTGGATTACACCGTTTACAAAAATACTCTGATGAAGAGAGCCGTGGAAGGCACAGATTTTGAAAAGCTGGCTGAGGTGATGCAGGGACCGAGTGCGATCGCGATCAGCAAGACGGACGCCACGGCGCCCGCGCGGATCCTGAAGAAGGCCATCGACGATTTCAAGAAGATGGAATTCAAGGCCGGCGTCGTAGAAGGCACCTTCTATGACAAAGAAGGAATCGAGCAGATCGCGAGCATTCCGTCCAGGGAAGAGCTCATCGCCAAGTTCATGGGCAGCATCCAGTCGCCGGTCGGCAAATTTGTCAGAACGCTGGCCGCTATCGCGGACGCGAAGCCGGCAGAGGCAGATGCTGAATAA
- the rplA gene encoding 50S ribosomal protein L1 has protein sequence MAKKGKNYKASLEKFDKAKLHEVDEAMKLVTETSKAKFDETIEAHIRLGVDGRHADQQVRGAIVLPNGTGKDVRVLVFAKGPKAEEAEAAGADYVGAEELAQKIQNENWFDFDVVVATPDMMGVVGRLGRVLGPKGLMPNPKSGTVTMDLTKALAEIKAGKVEYRLDKQNIVHTVIGKASFGPEKLEENFRVLIDAIIKAKPSAAKGQYLKSVVITSTMGPGIKVNPAVLGQ, from the coding sequence ATGGCTAAAAAAGGAAAGAATTACAAGGCCTCACTTGAGAAGTTTGACAAAGCGAAACTTCACGAGGTTGACGAGGCAATGAAGCTCGTCACGGAGACTTCTAAAGCGAAGTTCGACGAGACGATTGAAGCTCACATCAGACTGGGCGTAGACGGAAGACACGCGGATCAGCAGGTTCGCGGCGCGATCGTTCTGCCGAACGGAACCGGAAAAGACGTCCGGGTTCTGGTATTCGCCAAGGGTCCGAAGGCTGAAGAGGCTGAGGCGGCCGGTGCGGATTATGTCGGCGCGGAAGAACTGGCGCAGAAGATCCAGAACGAGAACTGGTTCGATTTCGACGTCGTCGTCGCGACCCCGGATATGATGGGAGTCGTAGGAAGACTCGGAAGAGTGCTGGGACCGAAAGGCCTGATGCCGAATCCCAAGTCCGGCACGGTTACGATGGATCTGACAAAGGCTCTGGCAGAGATCAAAGCCGGTAAAGTCGAGTATCGTCTGGACAAGCAGAACATCGTGCACACGGTCATCGGGAAAGCATCCTTTGGTCCGGAAAAGCTGGAGGAGAACTTCAGAGTTCTCATCGACGCCATCATCAAGGCGAAGCCGTCCGCAGCCAAGGGCCAGTACCTGAAGAGCGTTGTCATCACGTCCACGATGGGCCCCGGAATCAAAGTGAATCCGGCAGTTCTCGGACAGTAG
- the rplK gene encoding 50S ribosomal protein L11, giving the protein MAKKVEGYIKLQIPAGGATPAPPVGPALGQHGVNIMDFCKQFNAKTQDQPGMIIPVVITVYADRSFSFITKTPPAAVLLKKAAGLDKASGEPNKTKVATLSNAQIEEIAKIKMPDLNAGSLEAATSMIRGTARSMGIVVED; this is encoded by the coding sequence ATGGCAAAGAAGGTCGAAGGCTATATTAAACTTCAGATTCCCGCGGGCGGAGCTACTCCAGCGCCACCGGTAGGACCTGCGCTTGGTCAGCACGGAGTCAACATCATGGACTTCTGCAAGCAGTTCAACGCGAAGACACAGGATCAGCCGGGCATGATCATTCCGGTCGTCATCACGGTTTATGCGGACAGATCGTTCTCATTTATCACAAAGACGCCGCCGGCAGCTGTTTTGTTAAAGAAAGCGGCAGGCCTGGACAAAGCGTCCGGAGAGCCGAACAAGACAAAGGTAGCGACCCTGTCGAATGCGCAGATTGAAGAGATCGCGAAGATCAAGATGCCGGATCTCAATGCGGGAAGCCTGGAAGCGGCGACGTCGATGATCCGGGGCACCGCGAGAAGCATGGGCATCGTAGTAGAGGATTAG
- the secE gene encoding preprotein translocase subunit SecE, whose translation MSNKKPKVKKAVTTESVKADRARRAAQAANQRKDRDKITSREYWKGVRTEMSKVVWPTRKELGAFTVVVICTCAVFALGFWAVDSGFLAILKAILGVTLS comes from the coding sequence ATGTCGAACAAGAAACCGAAGGTGAAGAAGGCCGTAACGACGGAAAGCGTAAAAGCTGACCGCGCGCGGCGGGCCGCACAGGCCGCCAATCAGAGAAAAGACAGGGACAAGATCACCAGCCGCGAGTACTGGAAGGGCGTCAGGACTGAGATGAGCAAGGTCGTCTGGCCGACGAGGAAAGAGCTGGGCGCGTTCACCGTGGTGGTCATCTGCACCTGCGCCGTGTTTGCGCTGGGCTTCTGGGCAGTCGATTCCGGCTTCCTGGCGATTCTGAAGGCGATCCTGGGCGTTACCTTGAGCTAA
- the rpmG gene encoding 50S ribosomal protein L33, translating into MRVKVTLACTECKQRNYNTMKNKKNDPDRIELKKYCPFCRKSTVHKETK; encoded by the coding sequence ATGAGAGTGAAGGTAACGTTGGCCTGCACAGAGTGCAAGCAGAGAAACTACAATACGATGAAGAACAAGAAGAACGATCCGGATCGTATTGAGCTGAAGAAATACTGCCCGTTCTGCAGAAAATCTACTGTCCACAAAGAGACGAAGTAA
- a CDS encoding LCP family protein, producing the protein MWNRRNKTNSAERSPGAETGAETERKESRGRIYLNRFSKVWSVLYSLMLAGFVGMILRLDMLPANLLYKVLAVLAALSLLIFPMLYFKNIHRSRKIVALVLSVALMGGYAYGMVNLNDTSSFFKEVTDVGNQTEDFYLIVKKSSSYEKLKDLDGKTAGTYFTTESNYSSAKNKLASSINITYKIIKTLSKLDDGLLQGDYESVFVSAAQYKTMCEKVSNFKSKTRIIYTIRIDVSQKDLSKKVDVTQNSFNIYVSGLDTSGSIREMSRSDVNMIVTVNPRTHVVLLTSIPRDYEIQLPSYDNATDKLTHTGIYGIQETIGAVEKLTGIDMNYYVKVNYSTVRRFVDAIGGIDVYSDYAFTTHGMAVQYTFRKGKNHLDGKKALAFARERKSFEDGDVQRNRDQAKVMSAIISKCTSSTTILSRYSTILNSCKQYMEINMEASQIKQLVKMQVNGGYKWKIKKQNVNGTSVLETCYSSGDYQVYVMQPDEDDVTNATDKIIGVMDGTIR; encoded by the coding sequence ATGTGGAATAGACGTAATAAAACGAATAGTGCAGAGCGGTCTCCAGGTGCGGAAACCGGCGCGGAAACCGAACGGAAGGAGTCCCGGGGGCGGATATACCTGAACCGATTCAGCAAGGTCTGGTCGGTGCTGTACAGCCTGATGCTTGCGGGTTTTGTCGGAATGATTCTTCGTCTGGATATGCTGCCGGCGAATCTTTTGTATAAGGTTCTGGCAGTACTCGCTGCGCTGAGTCTTCTTATCTTCCCGATGCTGTACTTTAAAAACATACACCGGAGCCGGAAAATCGTTGCTCTGGTTTTGTCGGTGGCACTGATGGGCGGGTACGCTTACGGAATGGTTAATCTTAACGACACTTCCAGCTTTTTCAAAGAAGTCACCGATGTCGGCAATCAGACAGAGGATTTCTATCTTATCGTGAAGAAAAGCAGCTCATATGAAAAGCTGAAGGATCTGGACGGCAAAACTGCAGGAACGTATTTCACGACGGAAAGCAATTATTCCAGTGCAAAAAACAAGCTGGCAAGCAGTATAAACATTACCTATAAGATTATCAAGACACTGTCCAAACTGGACGACGGGCTGCTGCAGGGCGACTACGAATCGGTCTTTGTCAGCGCGGCACAGTATAAAACTATGTGTGAGAAGGTCAGCAATTTCAAGTCGAAGACGCGTATCATCTATACGATTCGTATCGACGTTTCGCAGAAGGATCTGTCGAAGAAGGTGGACGTCACGCAGAACTCCTTCAATATTTACGTCAGCGGCTTGGACACCAGCGGCAGTATCAGGGAAATGTCCCGCTCCGATGTCAATATGATTGTCACTGTGAATCCCAGGACGCATGTGGTTCTTCTGACTTCCATTCCCCGGGATTATGAAATCCAGCTTCCGTCCTACGACAATGCGACGGACAAACTGACCCATACGGGGATTTACGGAATTCAGGAAACCATCGGTGCGGTGGAGAAACTGACAGGCATCGATATGAACTATTATGTCAAGGTGAATTACAGCACAGTCCGCAGATTCGTGGACGCCATCGGCGGTATCGATGTCTATTCGGATTATGCGTTCACGACGCACGGCATGGCGGTGCAGTATACTTTCCGGAAGGGAAAGAATCATCTGGACGGCAAGAAGGCACTGGCCTTTGCCAGGGAGCGGAAATCTTTTGAGGATGGGGACGTTCAGAGGAACAGAGACCAGGCGAAGGTTATGTCGGCGATTATCAGCAAATGTACGTCGAGCACAACGATTCTCTCCCGCTATTCCACGATCCTGAATTCCTGTAAGCAGTATATGGAGATTAACATGGAGGCCTCTCAGATCAAGCAGCTCGTGAAGATGCAGGTCAACGGCGGCTACAAATGGAAAATCAAGAAGCAGAACGTGAACGGCACCAGTGTCCTGGAAACCTGCTATTCTTCCGGCGATTATCAGGTCTACGTCATGCAGCCCGACGAGGATGATGTGACCAACGCTACGGACAAAATTATCGGCGTTATGGACGGAACTATCAGGTAA
- the tuf gene encoding elongation factor Tu has product MAKQKYERTKPHINIGTIGHVDHGKTTLTAAITKVLHQRYSLGEDVEFDQIDKAPEEKERGITISSAHVEYETPNRHYAHVDCPGHADYVKNMITGAAQMDGAILVVAATDGPMPQTREHILLSRQVGVPYIIVFLNKCDMVDDEELLDLVEMEVRELLSEYDFPGDDTPIIRGSALKALEDPAGEWGDKIVELMEAVDSYIPEPKRDNDKPFLMPVEDVFSITGRGTVATGRVERGVLKVGDEVEIVGLSDEKRKVVVTGVEMFRKILDEAETGDNIGALLRGVQRNEIERGQVLAAPGSIHPHTQFKGQVYVLKKEEGGRHTPFFNGYRPQFYFRTTDVTGDLKLPEGTEMCMPGDNVVMEIKLITPIAIEEGLRFAIREGGRTVGSGVVTEIIE; this is encoded by the coding sequence ATGGCAAAACAGAAATATGAGAGAACCAAGCCGCATATCAATATCGGAACCATCGGCCATGTAGACCACGGAAAAACTACTCTGACGGCTGCGATCACCAAGGTGCTGCATCAGAGATACAGCCTGGGTGAGGACGTAGAGTTCGATCAGATTGACAAGGCGCCGGAAGAGAAGGAAAGAGGAATCACCATCTCCTCCGCACACGTTGAATATGAGACCCCGAACAGACACTACGCGCACGTAGACTGCCCGGGACACGCGGACTATGTAAAGAACATGATCACCGGAGCTGCGCAGATGGACGGAGCGATCCTGGTTGTCGCCGCGACGGACGGACCGATGCCGCAGACCAGAGAGCACATCCTGCTGTCGAGACAGGTAGGCGTTCCTTACATCATCGTATTCCTGAACAAATGTGACATGGTAGACGATGAGGAGCTGCTGGACCTGGTGGAGATGGAAGTCAGAGAGCTGCTGAGCGAGTACGACTTCCCGGGCGACGACACGCCGATCATCAGAGGATCCGCGCTGAAGGCGCTGGAGGATCCCGCAGGAGAGTGGGGAGACAAGATCGTCGAGCTGATGGAAGCGGTAGACAGCTACATTCCTGAGCCGAAGAGAGACAACGACAAGCCGTTCCTGATGCCGGTAGAGGACGTATTCTCCATCACCGGACGCGGAACCGTAGCGACCGGAAGAGTCGAGAGAGGCGTGCTGAAGGTCGGAGACGAGGTGGAAATCGTCGGACTGTCTGATGAGAAGAGAAAGGTAGTCGTCACAGGCGTAGAGATGTTCCGTAAGATTCTGGACGAGGCAGAGACGGGAGACAACATCGGAGCGCTGCTGAGAGGCGTACAGAGAAACGAAATCGAAAGAGGACAGGTACTGGCTGCACCGGGAAGCATTCACCCGCACACACAGTTCAAGGGTCAGGTATACGTGCTGAAGAAGGAAGAGGGCGGACGTCATACGCCGTTCTTCAACGGATACAGACCGCAGTTCTACTTCAGAACAACGGACGTAACGGGCGACCTGAAGCTGCCGGAAGGAACAGAGATGTGCATGCCGGGAGATAACGTTGTGATGGAGATCAAGCTGATCACGCCGATCGCTATCGAGGAAGGACTGAGATTCGCGATCAGAGAAGGCGGAAGAACCGTAGGATCCGGCGTTGTAACCGAAATCATCGAGTAA
- the sigH gene encoding RNA polymerase sporulation sigma factor SigH, which produces MENDLNILRDEELVQMAHEGSRTAEEYLIQKYKALARNKAKSYFIAGGDNEDVIQEGMIGLFKAIRDYDGAGGASFRTFADMCVTRQILSAIEGANRKKHQILNDALSLNDREPADDEDGAPLIDRIAAAEDMDPEKVALASDLVERLEADGVHVFSPLENKVWTALLQGLSYREIAERLGKTPKSIDNAIQRIKKKLSAYLRG; this is translated from the coding sequence ATGGAAAATGATCTGAACATTCTGCGGGACGAGGAGCTGGTGCAGATGGCGCACGAGGGAAGCCGCACCGCAGAGGAATATCTGATACAGAAGTATAAGGCGCTTGCCCGGAACAAGGCGAAGAGCTATTTCATCGCGGGCGGCGACAATGAGGATGTGATTCAGGAGGGAATGATCGGACTCTTCAAGGCGATCCGGGATTACGACGGAGCCGGCGGAGCGTCCTTTCGGACGTTTGCCGACATGTGTGTCACGCGGCAGATCCTGTCCGCGATTGAAGGTGCGAACCGCAAGAAACATCAGATTCTGAACGATGCGCTGTCTCTGAACGACCGGGAGCCGGCGGATGACGAAGATGGTGCGCCGCTCATCGACCGGATTGCGGCGGCGGAGGACATGGACCCGGAAAAGGTTGCGCTGGCGTCCGACCTGGTGGAGCGCCTGGAGGCGGACGGCGTGCATGTGTTCAGCCCTCTGGAGAACAAAGTCTGGACGGCGCTGCTGCAGGGACTTTCCTACCGGGAGATCGCGGAGCGGCTGGGAAAAACGCCGAAGTCCATCGACAATGCGATTCAGCGGATAAAGAAGAAACTCAGCGCGTATCTGCGGGGGTGA
- the rlmB gene encoding 23S rRNA (guanosine(2251)-2'-O)-methyltransferase RlmB produces the protein MIIGRNPVAEALKSGREMERVLIQKGAGGSVGRILSLAKERGVIIRYEEKEFLDKKAGGGRHQGVIAFVSAHEYAGVEDMLALAEQRGEPPFLIVLDELEDPHNLGAVMRTAECAGAHGVIISRRRAGGLTETVARTSAGAVEYLPCARVTNIPRTLEELKKKGIWVYACDMDGETYWKQDLTGPVALVIGSEGRGISRLVREKCDFAVSIPMVGKITSLNASNAAAVLMYEVRKQRDGK, from the coding sequence ATGATTATCGGCCGCAATCCGGTCGCGGAGGCGCTGAAGAGCGGCAGAGAGATGGAACGCGTTCTGATTCAGAAGGGAGCCGGAGGCTCGGTGGGCAGGATTTTGTCCCTGGCAAAGGAGCGGGGCGTAATCATCCGATATGAAGAGAAGGAGTTTCTGGACAAAAAAGCCGGGGGCGGGCGGCATCAGGGCGTGATTGCCTTTGTGTCCGCGCACGAATACGCCGGCGTGGAGGATATGCTGGCGCTGGCGGAGCAACGGGGTGAACCGCCCTTCCTGATTGTTCTGGACGAGCTGGAGGACCCCCACAATCTGGGCGCGGTGATGCGGACGGCGGAATGTGCCGGGGCTCACGGAGTGATTATCTCCCGGAGGCGGGCCGGCGGACTGACGGAAACGGTTGCCAGAACCTCTGCGGGGGCTGTGGAATATCTGCCCTGCGCGCGGGTGACCAATATTCCCCGGACGCTGGAGGAGCTGAAGAAGAAAGGGATCTGGGTCTACGCCTGCGATATGGACGGCGAGACGTACTGGAAGCAGGACCTGACGGGTCCGGTGGCGCTGGTCATCGGCAGCGAGGGACGCGGTATCAGCCGGCTGGTCAGGGAGAAGTGCGACTTTGCGGTTTCGATTCCCATGGTGGGGAAAATCACCTCCCTGAACGCGTCCAATGCAGCGGCGGTTTTAATGTATGAGGTCAGGAAACAGAGAGATGGAAAATGA